CTTATACCACTCCGTGACCTGCCATGCGAACAATTTCTGTTATCCGGCGCAAACTGCTGAAAGCAGACGGTCGCTGGGGTTACTGTCAGTTTCGTGTTCGCTGCTGAACGTCGCCAATTGATCCTCGAAATGGTGCGAGCGAACGGTGCCGTGTCGCTCCGTGAACTCGCCCGCGTCGTCCAGACCTCCGAAGTGACCGTACGGCGGGACGTGCGGGCGCTGGAGGCGGAAGGACTCCTCGACCGCCGGCACGGCGGTGCCGTACTGCCGGGCGGCTTCACCCGGGAGTCGGGCTTCCCGCAGAAGTCGCACCTCGCGACCGCGGAGAAGACGGCCATCGCCGACCTCGCCGCGGGCCTCGTCGAAGAGGGCGAGGCCATCGTCGTCGGGGCCGGTACGACCACCCAGGAGCTGGCCCGCCGGCTCGCCCGGATCCCGGGGCTGACCGTGGTCACCAACTCGCTTCTCGTCGCCCAGGCGCTGGCCCATGCCAACCGGGTCGAGGTCGTGATGACCGGCGGGACCCTGCGCGGCTCCAACTACGCCCTGGTGGGGTCGGGGGCCGAGCAGTCGCTCCAAGGGCTGCGGGTCTCCCGCGCGTTCCTCTCGGGCAGCGGTCTGACCGCCGAGCGGGGGCTGTCCACCTCCAACATGCTGTCGGCCTCCGTCGACCGCGCCCTCGTCCAGGCCGCCGCCGAGGTCGTCGTCCTCGCCGACCACACCAAGCTGGGCGCGGACACCATGTTCCAGACCGTGCCGACCGAGTTCATCACCCGGCTGGTGACGGACGAGCCCCCGGCCCACGACGACCGCGCGGGCACCGAGCTCCAGGCGCTCGCCGACCAGGGCGTGCAGATCGCGGTGGCCGGTCCGAGCGGTCACCCGGTGGGCGGTGAGCAGGTGCCGGGCCGCGGCGAGCGCCGCAGGGACGTTCCGCTGCCCGCTCCGCGCCGCGGTCAGGTCACGGGCCAGGCCGCCGCCGCGCTGCGCTCGGCGGGGCTGGGGCAGGACCCCTCGGCGGGCGCCGAGCGGGCGGCCCGGGTGGCCGATCTGCGGCGGCGCTGAGCCGGTCCGCGGCGGCGCTGAGCCGGTCCGCGGCGGCGCTGAGCCGGTCCGCGGGGAGTGCGGCGGTCCTGTCCGGTCCGTACGGGGCGGCCGCCGGTCCTCCGTCGCGCTGCTCGGGCGTGGTGCGGGCCGGCGGGGTGTTCGTTCGTGACGACGGGAGGCGCCCGGCGGCCGCTGTCGCGGTCCGCCGGGCGCCTCCCGTGCTACGGGTGCTGCGGGGTCAGTCCTTGATCTCGCAGATCGCGGCGCCCGAGGTGATGGACGCGCCGACCTCGGCGGACAGGCCCTTGACGGTGCCGTCCTTGTGGGCGTTGAGGGGCTGTTCCATCTTCATGGCCTCCAGGACGACGATGAGGTCGCCCTCCTTGACCTCCTGGCCCTCCTCGACCGCGATCTTGACGATCGTGCCCTGCATGGGCGAGGCGAGGGTGTCGCCGGAGGCGACCGGGCCGGACTTGCGGGCGGCGCGGCGCTTGGGCTTGGCGCCGGCGGCCAGGCCGGTGCGGGCCAGGGACATGCCCAGCGAGGAGGGCAGGGAGACCTCCAGGCGCTTGCCGCCGACCTCGACGACCACGGTCTCGCGGCCGGTCTCCTCGTCCGCCTCGCCGTCGGCGGGGGCGGTGAAGGGCTTGATGTCGTTGGTGAACTCGGTCTCGATCCAGCGGGTGTGGACCGTGAACGGGTCGGTGGAGCCGGTCAGTTCGGGGGCGAAGGCCGGGTCCGTGACCACCTTGCGGTGGAAGGGGATGGCGGTGGCCATGCCCTCGACCTGGAACTCCTCCAGGGCGCGGGAGGCGCGCTGGAGGGCCTCGGCGCGGGTGCGGCCGGTGACGATCAGCTTGGCCAGCAGGGAGTCCCAGGCCGGGCCGATCACGCTGCCGGCCTCCACGCCCGCGTCCAGGCGGACACCGGGGCCGGTGGGGGCGTCGAAGCGGGTGACGGTGCCGGGTGCCGGGAGGAAGCCCCGGCCCGGGTCCTCGCCGTTGATGCGGAACTCGAAGGAGTGGCCGCGCAGCTCCGGGTCGCCGTAGCCGAGTTCCTCGCCGTCGGCGATGCGGAACATCTCGCGGACCAGGTCGACGCCCGCGACCTCCTCGGTGACCGGGTGCTCGACCTGGAGGCGGGTGTTGACCTCCAGGAACGAGATCGTGCCGTCCTGCCCGACGAGGAACTCGCAGGTGCCCGCGCCCTCGTAGCGGGCCTCCTTGAGGATGGCCTTGGAGGCGCGGTACAGCTCGGCGACCTGGGCGTCGGAGAGGAACGGCGCGGGGGCCTCCTCGACGAGCTTCTGGTGGCGGCGCTGCAGGGAGCAGTCGCGGGTGGAGACCACCACGACGTTGCCGTGCTTGTCGGCCAGGCACTGGGTCTCGACGTGGCGGGGCCGGTCGAGGTAGCGCTCGACGAAGCACTCGCCGCGGCCGAAGGCGGCCACGGCCTCGCGGACCGCCGAGTCGTACAGCTCGGGGACCTCGTCGAGGGTGCGGGCGACCTTGAGGCCGCGTCCGCCGCCGCCGAAGGCGGCCTTGATCGCGATGGGCAGGCCGTGCTCCTTCGCGAAGGCCACGACCTCCTCGGCGCCGGAGACGGGGTCGGGCGTGCCGGCCACCAGGGGCGCTCCGGCGCGCTGGGCGATGTGCCGGGCGGCGACCTTGTCGCCGAGGTCGCGGATGGCCTGCGGCGGCGGGCCGATCCAGATCAGGTCGGCGTCCAGGACGGCCTGGGCGAACTCGGCGTTCTCCGAGAGGAAGCCGTAGCCGGGGTGGACGGCGTCCGCACCCGACTCCTCGGCCGCCTTCAGGACTTTGCCGATGTCCAGATAGCTGGTGGCCGGGGTGTCACCGCCCAGGGCGAACGCCTCGTCAGCGGCGCGGACATGCAGAGCGTCCCGGTCGGGGTCCGCGTAGACGGCCACGCTCGCGATTCCGGCGTCCCGGCAAGCGCGGGCCACACGGACAGCGATTTCGCCACGGTTGGCGATGAGCACCTTGCGCACGATTGAGGCTCCCTCCTTGAAACAAGCCGAGTTTAGGGACTGCCGACACGGCACTTCGACCCGTCCCCAATGGTGAGCTTGCCCACACGGAGCGTGATTCGAGGCTCGCTCGACCCGCGAAAGCCCTTGTCGTACCTCGGTACGCAGGACTCCTCCGGAAAACCCTAGCCCCACGGTGTGGTCAAGGTCTCTGTGAGAGCGTGCTGCGGCCCACTTCGTTTCTTTGTGGAGTCCCTACGAATGGCCCAATGAATCTTTGCCCTCGGCGGAACTCTTGTCCCTTGGTTTACCCGTTAGTAGCGTTCGCGATGTCTGGACGGTACTGGCGGTAACAGGGCTCCGGGTGGAGCGGCGGTCGGAAGTGGGTGGATCCGGTGGTGCGCAGACCGGTGGCATGGGTCGTGGCGGTCGTGCTCCTCGTCGAGGCGCTCGGACTCGTCGCGCTGAACTGGATCCTGGGCGAGGTCGTGCACCGGCAGCGGATGTCCCTGGCCGGCCTGGACCCGGACGTGATGTCGACGTCCTCGAAGGCGGCCGGGCTGGTCTTCGGCCTGTACTTCGTCCTGTGCGCGCTGGCCGCCCTGCTCGTCGCCGTGCGCGACCGCGGTCCGGCCGGGCTCGGGCGCGGCCTGCTGATCAGCGCGGCCGTGGTGCACGGGCTGCTGGCCGCCTTCGTGTGGGGTCCGGTGGGTCCCGCGGCCTTCGTGTTCATGATCGTCGTACTGGCGCTGATCGTGCTGCTCCTGATGACGTACGACCAGGAGGGGCGGGCGGCGGACCCCGCTCCGGCGGACGCCCCGGTGTCCCCCGAGGCGCCCTGAGCCGGATCCGCGGATCTCAGTCCCGCTCCGACCACAACTCGGTGATGCCCACGCCCAGTTCGGCCAGCAGCCGGCGCACCAGGGGCAGGCTGATGCCGATCACGTTGCCGTGGTCGCCGTCGATGCCGTCGATGAACGGGGCCGAGCGGCCGTCCAGCGTGAAGGCGCCCGCGACGTGCAGCGGCTCGCCCGAGGCGACGTAGGCGGCGACCTCCTCGTCGGTCGGCTCGCCGAAGCGGACCACGGTGGAGGCGGTGGCCGCGGCGTGCCGGCCGGTGGCCGTGTCCCAGACGCAGTGGCCGGTCTGGAGGGTGCCGGCCCGGCCGCGCATCGCCTTCCAGCGGGCGACGGCCTCCTCGGCGTCGGCGGGCTTGCCGAGCGCCCGGCCGTCCAGGTCGAGCACCGAGTCGCAGCCGATCACCAGGGCACCGGCGGCCTCCGGCCGGGCCGCCACGACGGACGCCTTCGCCTGGGCCAGGGCGAGCGCCAGTTCGGCGGGCGTGGGTGCGGTGACCGCGTCCTCGTCGACCCCGCTCACGATCACCTCGGGGTCCAGTCCGGCCTGCCGCAGCAGACCGAGCCGGGCGGGGGACTGGGAGGCGAGTACGAGTCGGCGGCGCGGCTGGTCAGTCATGCGGTCAGCGTATCGGCGCGGGCCGCCCGCCCGCTCAGCCCCGCCCGGCCGCTCAGCCCCGCCCGGCCGCTCAGCCCCGCCCACCCGCTCAGCCCCGCCCGCTCAGCTCGGTCCGCTCAGCCTGCTCAGCCCGCTCATCTCAGCCCGATCGCGAACATCGCGAGCACCATGGCCAGCGCCATGAGGACACCGAGCCGCCGCAACATCGCCTGCATGTCGCGCAGTTCCTCGGGCGGCTCGTTGTCGGGGTCGGACCACAGCATCCCTCGATGGTCCGGCGGCGGGCGGGTCCGGCGCCTGAGTACGCGTACTCAAGTTGGCGGCCGGGCCCGCCGGGCGCCCCCCAGGGGTGCTCAGCCGGGCCAGTACGTGCGGGCCCAGGCGGCCGGGCCCGGCCGCGGGGTGCGGTGCGCGGCGATCCGGGACGGGTCGGACCAGGAGTCGCGGGGGCCGGGCGCGCCGGACGGCTCGGCGGTGGCCGCCGCGGCGCGCGCCCTGACCACCGCCAGTGCGGCGGCCAGCTCCTCGGGGGTCGGGTTGCCTCGTAGGACCTTGATCGTCATGTGGTCTCCCGGCGGGCTCAGAGGGGGATGTTGCCGTGCTTCTTGGGCGGCAGGGACTCCCGCTTGGTGCGCAGCTGGCGCAGGCCGCGCACCAGGTGGGCGCGGGTGTCGGAGGGCCTGATCACCGCGTCGACGTAGCCGCGTTCGGCGGCGGTGTAGGGGTTGAGCAGGGTGTCCTCGTACTCCTGGATCAGGCGGGCCCGGGTGGCGTCGGCGTCGTCGGCCGCCGCGATGGTGCGCCGGTGCAGGATGTTGACGGCGCCCTGGGCGCCCATGACGGCGATCTGCGCGGTGGGCCAGGCCAGGTTGAGGTCGGCGCCCAGGTGCTTGGAGCCCATCACGTCGTAGGCACCGCCGAACGCCTTGCGGGTGATGACGGTGATCAGCGGGACGGTGGCCTCGGCGTAGGCGAAGATCAGCTTGGCGCCGCGGCGGATGATGCCGTCGTGCTCCTGGCCGACGCCGGGCAGGAAGCCGGGGACGTCGACGAAGGTCAGCACCGGGATGTTGAACGCGTCGCAGGTGCGGACGAAGCGGGCGGCCTTCTCGCTGGCGTCGATGTCCAGGCAGCCGGCGAACTGCATCGGCTGGTTGGCGACGATGCCCACCGGGTGGCCCTCCACCCGGCCGTAGCCGGTGAGGATGTTGGGCGCGAACAGCGGCTGCGTCTCGAAGAACTCCCCGTCGTCCAGCACGTGCTCGATCACGGTGTGCATGTCGTACGGCTGGTTGGCGCTGTCCGGGACCAGGGTGTCCAGCTCCCGGTCCTCGTCGGTCAGCGCGAGATCGGCCTGCTCGGGGAAGACCGGCGGCTCGGAGAGGTTGTTGGACGGCAGGTACGACAGGAGCTGCTTGACGTACTCGACCGCGTCCTTCTCGTCGCCCGCCATGTGGTGGGCGACACCGGAGGCGGTGTTGTGGGTGCGGGCGCCGCCCAGCTCCTCGAAGCCGACGTCCTCGCCGGTGACGGTCTTGATGACGTCCGGGCCGGTGATGAACATGTGCGAGGTCTGGTCGACCATGACCGTGAAGTCGGTGATCGCGGGCGAGTAGACCGCCCCGCCCGCGCACGGGCCGACGACCAGGCTGATCTGCGGGATGACACCGGAGGCGTGCGTGTTGCGGCGGAAGATCTCGCCGTACGCGCCCAGCGAGGCCACGCCCTCCTGGATGCGGGCGCCCCCGGAGTCGTTGATGCCGATGACCGGGCAGCCGGTCTTGAGCGCGAAGTCCATGACCTTGACGATCTTCTGGCCGTACACCTCGCCCAGCGCGCCGCCGAAGACCGTGAAGTCCTGCGAGAACACGGCGACGGGACGGCCGTCGACCGTGCCGTAGCCGGTGACCACGCCGTCCCCGTAAGGGCGGTTGGCGTCCAGGCCGAAGTTGCTGGAGCGGTGCCGGGCGAACTCGTCCAGCTCGACGAACGAGTCCTCGTCCAGGAGGAGTTCGATGCGCTCGCGGGCGGTCAGCTTGCCCTTGGCGTGCTGCTTCTCGACCGCGCGTTCCGAACCGGCGTGCGTCGCTTCCTCGATACGCCGCTGGAGATCCGCGAGTTTGCCCGCGGTCGTGTGGATGTCGATCTCTTGGCGCTCTTCCGGCTCGGACATCGGGATCGGGGCTCCCTGCCTGCTCAAAAACGGGGGGACGGTTACTCATCCGTAGAGTAATGGGGGCCCCTCCGTCCGGCAGTGCGGCGTTTCCCACACCTAGGGTGGGTTGCATGACGCCGCGAGATGCAGCAGACGACAGCCACGGCACGCCGGGCGACTCCGGGCGGTCCGGCCGCTGGTCCGACCTGGACCGCCCGCCCCTCAACGCGGCCGCGCTGCGGCGCGGTCTGGTGCGCGACGGCGGCCTGTGGACCCGCGTGGAGGTCGTGCAGCGCACCGGCTCCACCAACGCCGATCTGGTGGCCCGCGCCGCGGCGGGCGAGGCGGCCGAGGGCACCGTCCTGGTCGCCGAGGAGCAGACCGCGGCGCGGGGCCGGCTGGACCGCCGCTGGACGGCGCCCGCCCGCTCCGGGCTCTTCTT
The sequence above is drawn from the Streptomyces sp. SAT1 genome and encodes:
- a CDS encoding DeoR/GlpR family DNA-binding transcription regulator; protein product: MFAAERRQLILEMVRANGAVSLRELARVVQTSEVTVRRDVRALEAEGLLDRRHGGAVLPGGFTRESGFPQKSHLATAEKTAIADLAAGLVEEGEAIVVGAGTTTQELARRLARIPGLTVVTNSLLVAQALAHANRVEVVMTGGTLRGSNYALVGSGAEQSLQGLRVSRAFLSGSGLTAERGLSTSNMLSASVDRALVQAAAEVVVLADHTKLGADTMFQTVPTEFITRLVTDEPPAHDDRAGTELQALADQGVQIAVAGPSGHPVGGEQVPGRGERRRDVPLPAPRRGQVTGQAAAALRSAGLGQDPSAGAERAARVADLRRR
- a CDS encoding acetyl/propionyl/methylcrotonyl-CoA carboxylase subunit alpha; this translates as MRKVLIANRGEIAVRVARACRDAGIASVAVYADPDRDALHVRAADEAFALGGDTPATSYLDIGKVLKAAEESGADAVHPGYGFLSENAEFAQAVLDADLIWIGPPPQAIRDLGDKVAARHIAQRAGAPLVAGTPDPVSGAEEVVAFAKEHGLPIAIKAAFGGGGRGLKVARTLDEVPELYDSAVREAVAAFGRGECFVERYLDRPRHVETQCLADKHGNVVVVSTRDCSLQRRHQKLVEEAPAPFLSDAQVAELYRASKAILKEARYEGAGTCEFLVGQDGTISFLEVNTRLQVEHPVTEEVAGVDLVREMFRIADGEELGYGDPELRGHSFEFRINGEDPGRGFLPAPGTVTRFDAPTGPGVRLDAGVEAGSVIGPAWDSLLAKLIVTGRTRAEALQRASRALEEFQVEGMATAIPFHRKVVTDPAFAPELTGSTDPFTVHTRWIETEFTNDIKPFTAPADGEADEETGRETVVVEVGGKRLEVSLPSSLGMSLARTGLAAGAKPKRRAARKSGPVASGDTLASPMQGTIVKIAVEEGQEVKEGDLIVVLEAMKMEQPLNAHKDGTVKGLSAEVGASITSGAAICEIKD
- a CDS encoding Maf family protein yields the protein MTDQPRRRLVLASQSPARLGLLRQAGLDPEVIVSGVDEDAVTAPTPAELALALAQAKASVVAARPEAAGALVIGCDSVLDLDGRALGKPADAEEAVARWKAMRGRAGTLQTGHCVWDTATGRHAAATASTVVRFGEPTDEEVAAYVASGEPLHVAGAFTLDGRSAPFIDGIDGDHGNVIGISLPLVRRLLAELGVGITELWSERD
- the mmpB gene encoding morphogenic membrane protein MmpB, with the translated sequence MLWSDPDNEPPEELRDMQAMLRRLGVLMALAMVLAMFAIGLR
- a CDS encoding acyl-CoA carboxylase epsilon subunit → MTIKVLRGNPTPEELAAALAVVRARAAAATAEPSGAPGPRDSWSDPSRIAAHRTPRPGPAAWARTYWPG
- a CDS encoding acyl-CoA carboxylase subunit beta; its protein translation is MSEPEERQEIDIHTTAGKLADLQRRIEEATHAGSERAVEKQHAKGKLTARERIELLLDEDSFVELDEFARHRSSNFGLDANRPYGDGVVTGYGTVDGRPVAVFSQDFTVFGGALGEVYGQKIVKVMDFALKTGCPVIGINDSGGARIQEGVASLGAYGEIFRRNTHASGVIPQISLVVGPCAGGAVYSPAITDFTVMVDQTSHMFITGPDVIKTVTGEDVGFEELGGARTHNTASGVAHHMAGDEKDAVEYVKQLLSYLPSNNLSEPPVFPEQADLALTDEDRELDTLVPDSANQPYDMHTVIEHVLDDGEFFETQPLFAPNILTGYGRVEGHPVGIVANQPMQFAGCLDIDASEKAARFVRTCDAFNIPVLTFVDVPGFLPGVGQEHDGIIRRGAKLIFAYAEATVPLITVITRKAFGGAYDVMGSKHLGADLNLAWPTAQIAVMGAQGAVNILHRRTIAAADDADATRARLIQEYEDTLLNPYTAAERGYVDAVIRPSDTRAHLVRGLRQLRTKRESLPPKKHGNIPL